A region of Lolium rigidum isolate FL_2022 unplaced genomic scaffold, APGP_CSIRO_Lrig_0.1 contig_18504_1, whole genome shotgun sequence DNA encodes the following proteins:
- the LOC124680516 gene encoding probable serine/threonine-protein kinase PBL17, with translation MGGCFSLEEQRLQSRTGTSDGASGPDGLKKCKSDSKAISSVLAPPKDVEDLQTEGYGNVNIFTYNELRAATKNFRPDQILGEGGFGVVYKGVIDENVRAGFPSAQVAVKELNPEGFQGDKEWLAEVNYLGQLSHPNLVELIGYCCEGSHRLLVYEYMACGSLEKHLFRRVCLNMPWSTRMKIALGAARGLEYLHGAERSIIYRDFKTSNILLDADYNAKLSDFGLARTGPSGDQTHVSTRVMGTYGYAAPEYVMTGHLTARSDVYGFGVVLLEMIIGRRAVDKSRPSREHNLVEWARPLLVHNRKLFRIIDPRMEGQYSTKAAIEVASLAYRCLSQNPKGRPTMSQVVETFEAVQNMPECQDILLQNCITGSVTLYEVPKESIERVETEKPKLEPAAKTDAVAVALPPVNGKPVPQSRRTRPANGRSKSEPSLECKLYIPSPDSDGHQLGLEALASPPSRNGSRHDDPPPLDEDLYKI, from the exons ATGGGGGGATGCTTCTCGCTCGAGGAGCAGCGGCTCCAGAGTAGGACAG GCACTTCAGATGGAGCTAGTGGACCGGATGGGTTGAAGAAGTGCAAATCTGATTCTAAAGCTATTTCAAGTGTTCTTGCTCCTCCAAAAGATGTGGAGGACCTGCAAACAGAAGGCTATGGAAATGTTAACATTTTCACGTACAACGAACTGCGAGCAGCCACAAAAAACTTCCGTCCAGACCAAATTCTTGGAGAGGGCGGGTTTGGAGTTGTTTACAAAGGCGtgattgatgaaaatgttagagCGGGGTTTCCATCTGCACAGGTTGCTGTGAAGGAACTAAATCCAGAGGGGTTTCAGGGAGACAAGGAATGGTTG GCAGAAGTCAACTATCTTGGCCAACTTAGTCATCCAAATCTGGTTGAACTAATTGGCTATTGCTGTGAGGGTTCACATAGATTACTTGTCTACGAGTACATGGCTTGTGGCAGCCTTGAAAAACACCTTTTTCGAC GGGTTTGCCTTAATATGCCATGGTCAACTCGTATGAAGATTGCGCTCGGTGCGGCAAGGGGGCTTGAGTACCTCCATGGAGCCGAGAGATCCATCATCTATAGGGATTTCAAGACATCAAATATCTTGTTAGATGCG GATTATAATGCTAAACTTTCAGACTTTGGCCTAGCAAGAACTGGACCTAGTGGAGACCAAACCCATGTCTCAACTCGGGTCATGGGAACTTATGGCTATGCAGCTCCTGAATATGTCATGACTG GCCATTTGACAGCACGGAGTGATGTTTATGGTTTTGGTGTTGTGCTTCTGGAGATGATAATTGGGAGGAGGGCTGTGGACAAGAGCCGACCAAGCCGTGAGCACAACCTAGTTGAGTGGGCACGCCCCCTCCTTGTCCACAATCGCAAGCTTTTCAGAATCATTGATCCAAGAATGGAAGGCCAATACTCCACCAAGGCTGCCATTGAGGTGGCCAGCCTTGCGTACCGATGCTTGAGCCAGAACCCTAAAGGGCGGCCAACCATGAGCCAGGTTGTTGAAACCTTTGAGGCGGTTCAGAACATGCCGGAATGCCAGGACATACTCCTGCAGAACTGCATCACTGGCTCTGTGACGCTCTACGAGGTCCCCAAGGAATCCATTGAACGTGTCGAGACGGAGAAGCCGAAGCTAGAACCAGCAGCTAAGACCGATGCCGTGGCTGTGGCTCTGCCACCGGTGAACGGAAAGCCAGTGCCCCAGAGCAGGAGAACACGGCCAGCGAACGGCAGGAGCAAGAGCGAGCCGTCTCTGGAGTGCAAGCTGTACATCCCTTCGCCCGACTCTGATGGGCATCAGCTCGGTCTGGAAGCCCTAGCATCGCCCCCTTCCAGAAATGGCAGTAGGCATGATGATCCTCCTCCTCTGGACGAGGATCTGTACAAGATATAA